A stretch of DNA from Candidatus Neptunochlamydia vexilliferae:
TGTCAAAGTCAAGGAAAATTCCATAGGTATCGATGAGATAAATTCCATAGATCTACATAAAAATATTTTTACTCCCCCCTCTTACTTGTAATATCCTTAGTTCTAAAGCTTTGACCTGTGATCGTGATGATTTGCGAGTGATGAACAATTCGGTCCGATATTGCTGAGGCTAAAATATTGTCAGAAAAAATTTCTCCCCATTTGTCGATCGATTTGTTAGTTGTGATGATCATTGAGCCAGTTTCGTATCTTTTTGAGATGATCTCAAAAAAGTCATCCACGCTATAGTCGGGGACTTTCTTAAATCCTAGTTCATCTAGGATCAGTAGATCTGGAGCAAGGTACTCTTTAACTTTTTTAGAGTAAGAGTTATCGGCTTTTGAGCTGTGGAGGGTCCGGAGCATTTCTCCTACTCCGGTAAAAAGGACTTTGTGTCCTTTTTGTAGTCCTTTGATCCCTGTTGCTATTGAGAGATGGGTTTTGC
This window harbors:
- the istB gene encoding IS21-like element helper ATPase IstB, coding for MNQIKQSLKNLKLAGVCNTLDERLAYAEKSSISYREFLEVLLEDEANSRRDNNYKKRCLQAKLPSRKTIEDFDFSFQPSLDKKQISDIMTCQFIKEKKNIIFIGEPGTGKTHLSIATGIKGLQKGHKVLFTGVGEMLRTLHSSKADNSYSKKVKEYLAPDLLILDELGFKKVPDYSVDDFFEIISKRYETGSMIITTNKSIDKWGEIFSDNILASAISDRIVHHSQIITITGQSFRTKDITSKRGE